In Deltaproteobacteria bacterium, the genomic window TGCCGAAGCGCGTGAGAATCTTGCCGAGTTCCACCCCCGGCTGATCGAAGGCGTCGATCTTCCACAGCGCGCCCACGCTCGCCGTGAGCATTTCGTGAAACATGAAGAGTTGCCCGAGCCCGTGCGCGTCGGTGCGCGCGAGGGTGATGCGCGCCGTCGGCCGCCCAAAGTGCGCGAGCGCGGCCTCGGTCGCGTCGCCCTCGGTATTCAGCAGTTCGTCCATGTTTCGGTTGTCGAGGAATCCGTAGGGTTCCGGGGCGAAGCGCGCCGGCGGAATCGTCACGTCGCGCGACGCGCGTGTGCGCACGAACAGGTACGTCTTGTCGTCGGGGCCCTCGGTGAAGAGCTGCACCTGGCTGTGCTGGTCGGTCGCGCCGAGCGCGGCCATCGGCGTCATGCCCACGTGCACCGCGCGGCCGTCGCGATCGACCGCCTTGCCCAGGCTCTCGGCCCAGAGTTGGCGAAACCAGTCGGCCGTGCGCCACAGGCTGTTCGCATACGGCATGAAGACGGTGGTGCGCCGCCGCGCGCGGTAGTGCAGATCGAGCAGAATCGCCGCCGTGATCGCGGGATCGGCCCACGGATCTTCCGTGCGGCAGCGCTTCAGCATCGCCCCGGCGCCCGCGACGAGCGCGGCGACATCCATGCCCAGCAGCGCGGCGGGAAAGATCCCCACCGGCGTGAGCACCGAGAACCGCCCGCCGACGCCCGGCGGAATCGGCAGCGACGCCACGCCGTGCTCGTCCGCGAACGCGCGCAACGTGCCTTTCTCCGGGTCCGTGATGACGACGAGGCGCCGCAGCGCTTTGTCGAAACTTCCCCCGTGCGCCGCCACGAGCGCCTCGAGCATCACCTGAAAGTTGGCGCTGGTTTCGCCGCCGCCGCCCGATTTGCTGATGACGACGACGAGCGTCTTTTTGGGATTCACGAGATCGAGGCAGGCTGCCGCGGCGTCGGCGTCGGCGTTGTCCAGCACATGCCAGCGCGGTCCGCCGCGTTTCGCCGCGGGCAACTCGTTATAGCGCGGGTGGAGCAGGGCGTTCGTGAGCGCGAGAAGTCCGAGCGCCGATCCGCCGATCCCGCACACCACCACGTCGTCGATCCCCGCGCGCAGCTTGTCCGCGAGATCGACCGACGCGCGCAGCAGCTTCTTGTCGGCGGGGAGTTTCGTGAAATCCATTCGCCCCGATTCGATGTCGGACGTGATTTGGTCGCGTACGCGGTGGGCGTCGGCATCCATCGCACGCAGCGCGTCGCGCGTGACCTCGTGCCGAAGCCAACCGGAAAAATCGAGACGGAGGGGAGCGGGTTTCGCGGCCATGGAAAACTCCTTTTGTTTGCGAAAGAGGGCGGCGTCAGCCGAGCGCGCGGACGCGTTCGACGAGCGCGGGGATGACGTCCGTCGCCCCGCCCATGATCGTCAGATCGGCGAGCGTGCCGGTCAGGTGCGTGGGCTCGAGGTTGATTTCGATGATCTTCGCGCCACGTGACTTTGCGGTGACGGGCAGTCCCGCCGCCGGGTACACCATCGCGCTGGTGCCGATGACGAGCATGACGTCGCACGAAGCCGCCATGATCGCCGCATCGCGCGCGGCGCGTTCGGGGATCGCCTCGCCGAAGAGCACCACGTCGGGCTTCAGGATCGCGCCGCACTCGCGGCACTCGGGCGGCGGCGGAGGCGACATGTCGCGCAACGCGGCGAACTGCTCCGCCGCGTATTCGCGTCCGCAACGCAGGCACACGAGGCGGCGACTGTTGCCGTGAAACTCGATCACGCGGCGCGAGCCGCCCGCCTGGTGCAGGTTGTCGATGTTCTGCGTGATGATGGCGTCGAGCCGCCCCATCGCTTCGAGCTCGGCGAGGGCCGTGTGGCCGGCGTTCGCGCGCGCGGATTCCACGACGTCCATCATCTCGAAGAGCATCGACCACACCTTGCGCGGCGACGAGACGAACGCCTCGATGGTGGCGTACTCCATCGGGTCGAATCGCTCCCACAGCCCGCCCGAGCTGCGAAAATCGGGAATGCCCGAATCGACCGAGATTCCCGCGCCGGTGAGCGCCACGGCGACCTTCGACGCGTGCAGCATCCGCGCGGCGGCGTCGATGTCTTCCGCGCGCGTCATTCGCGCTCCTTGGGGCTGCGCAGGAAACGCAGTCGGTCGCGCGCGCGCTCCATCATGTCTTCGGGTTCGCCCAGCACCTCGGCGATCTTCAGGTAGCGGCGGTACTGGCCGACGGCCTCGGGGATGCGCTCGGCGTGCTCGAAGGCGACGGCGAGGTTGAAGTGCGCGCCCGCGTTGTCGTAGTCCGACTCGATCGAACCTTGATAGGCGCGGATCGCCTCTTCGTAACGCATCAAACGGCCGAGGCAGATGCCGAGCGAATTGAGCAGACGGCTGTTGCCCGCGTCCGACTCCAGCGCCTTTTGCAGCAGGTCGGCGCATTCCTCGAACCGCTCCGATTGAATCAGCGAGCGCGCGGTTTCGAGATAGTCCTCGATCA contains:
- a CDS encoding glucose-6-phosphate isomerase (catalyzes the formation of D-fructose 6-phosphate from D-glucose 6-phosphate), which gives rise to MAAKPAPLRLDFSGWLRHEVTRDALRAMDADAHRVRDQITSDIESGRMDFTKLPADKKLLRASVDLADKLRAGIDDVVVCGIGGSALGLLALTNALLHPRYNELPAAKRGGPRWHVLDNADADAAAACLDLVNPKKTLVVVISKSGGGGETSANFQVMLEALVAAHGGSFDKALRRLVVITDPEKGTLRAFADEHGVASLPIPPGVGGRFSVLTPVGIFPAALLGMDVAALVAGAGAMLKRCRTEDPWADPAITAAILLDLHYRARRRTTVFMPYANSLWRTADWFRQLWAESLGKAVDRDGRAVHVGMTPMAALGATDQHSQVQLFTEGPDDKTYLFVRTRASRDVTIPPARFAPEPYGFLDNRNMDELLNTEGDATEAALAHFGRPTARITLARTDAHGLGQLFMFHEMLTASVGALWKIDAFDQPGVELGKILTRFGMGVDAAGDTVIDAASGTRARDLLAATGEGDGALVF
- a CDS encoding tetratricopeptide repeat protein; the protein is MGLRDAPFFFACVCVSLPRIMRFEGRELRILLILDAVLTVVFVLAVTVFDVAVRAAVVNYLIVGFALFVVFIAIRFAQSRGLVPRGVPIRPMRPAAEAAGTSDFLFGARDAAAEAAAKERVIEDYLETARSLIQSERFEECADLLQKALESDAGNSRLLNSLGICLGRLMRYEEAIRAYQGSIESDYDNAGAHFNLAVAFEHAERIPEAVGQYRRYLKIAEVLGEPEDMMERARDRLRFLRSPKERE
- a CDS encoding NAD-dependent deacylase; protein product: MTRAEDIDAAARMLHASKVAVALTGAGISVDSGIPDFRSSGGLWERFDPMEYATIEAFVSSPRKVWSMLFEMMDVVESARANAGHTALAELEAMGRLDAIITQNIDNLHQAGGSRRVIEFHGNSRRLVCLRCGREYAAEQFAALRDMSPPPPPECRECGAILKPDVVLFGEAIPERAARDAAIMAASCDVMLVIGTSAMVYPAAGLPVTAKSRGAKIIEINLEPTHLTGTLADLTIMGGATDVIPALVERVRALG